In a genomic window of Candidatus Manganitrophaceae bacterium:
- the fliP gene encoding flagellar type III secretion system pore protein FliP (The bacterial flagellar biogenesis protein FliP forms a type III secretion system (T3SS)-type pore required for flagellar assembly.): protein MKKTWAFRGILFCSLLLICMIGLASAADAPNAAPSLTINLGNGTPQQMSVVVQILLLLTVLSLAPALIMMVTSFTRIVIVLSFLRHALGTQQTPPNQVLISLALFLTLFVMSPVWQKVNAEALQPYLEQKLTQAEALDRAADSARGFMLKQVREKDLALFVDMAKLPPPKSPSELPIHVVIPAFMISELRTAFQIGFLLFLPFLVIDIVVASILMSMGMMMLPPVMISLPFKLILFVLADGWYLIVGSLIKSFA from the coding sequence ATGAAAAAGACTTGGGCTTTCAGAGGCATCCTCTTTTGCAGCCTGCTCTTGATCTGCATGATCGGGCTCGCCTCCGCTGCCGATGCCCCCAACGCGGCCCCGTCCCTGACGATTAACCTCGGAAACGGCACCCCCCAGCAAATGTCGGTCGTCGTTCAGATTCTCCTCCTCTTGACGGTTCTCTCTCTGGCGCCGGCGCTCATCATGATGGTCACCTCCTTTACCCGGATCGTGATTGTCCTCTCTTTTTTAAGGCATGCTTTGGGAACACAGCAGACCCCGCCCAACCAGGTGTTGATCAGCCTTGCCCTCTTCTTAACCCTCTTTGTGATGTCGCCGGTTTGGCAGAAGGTGAACGCGGAGGCGCTTCAGCCTTACCTCGAGCAAAAGCTCACCCAGGCGGAGGCGCTCGATCGGGCGGCCGATTCGGCGCGGGGGTTTATGCTAAAGCAGGTTCGGGAGAAAGACCTCGCCCTCTTTGTCGATATGGCGAAGCTCCCTCCCCCGAAGAGCCCCTCCGAGCTTCCGATCCATGTGGTCATTCCGGCTTTCATGATCAGCGAACTGAGAACCGCCTTTCAGATCGGATTCTTACTTTTTCTCCCTTTTCTCGTCATTGACATCGTCGTCGCGAGCATTCTGATGTCGATGGGGATGATGATGCTCCCGCCGGTGATGATCTCCCTTCCGTTCAAGCTGATCCTCTTCGTCTTGGCCGACGGGTGGTATCTCATCGTTGGATCGTTGATAAAGAGTTTCGCGTAG
- the flhB gene encoding flagellar biosynthesis protein FlhB produces MAAEDQERTEQATPKRREEARSRGQVPRSREIYSAALILGGVFGFSMLGPMVVSEMQKMMVQTLGALSAAPMTETSLYQLATAHFSRTLWVLVPVMGLLALISLAAAFGQQGWVWSTTALSPDWSRLNPLKGFQKFLSIQAAAELIKTLIKFLAVGGLSYLLIRQALPALSVAIQSEPAQMPGLAGRMIYRFALTTGILIAFIGGADYLFQWWSMERSLRMSRQDIKDEMRQSEGDPMLRARVRSIQREMARKRMMADVPKADVVVTNPTHLAVALLYQHGKMSAPKVVAKGAGFVAERIRELARQNGVPVIENKPLARALFKTVKIGDPVPSKLYRAVAEILAYVYRLRGKAARP; encoded by the coding sequence ATGGCGGCAGAAGATCAGGAACGAACAGAACAGGCGACCCCAAAACGGCGGGAGGAGGCCCGGAGCCGCGGACAGGTTCCCCGCAGCCGGGAGATCTATTCGGCCGCCTTAATCCTCGGCGGGGTCTTTGGCTTTTCCATGCTGGGGCCGATGGTCGTCTCGGAGATGCAAAAAATGATGGTTCAAACCTTGGGCGCCCTCTCCGCCGCGCCGATGACCGAAACCTCCCTTTATCAGCTGGCGACCGCTCACTTTTCCCGGACATTGTGGGTGCTCGTCCCGGTCATGGGATTGCTTGCACTCATCAGCCTTGCCGCCGCCTTCGGGCAGCAGGGATGGGTCTGGTCGACAACCGCGTTGAGCCCCGATTGGTCCCGTCTCAATCCTTTGAAAGGATTTCAAAAGTTTCTCTCGATTCAAGCGGCGGCCGAGCTGATCAAGACGCTCATTAAGTTTTTGGCGGTCGGCGGCCTCTCTTATCTCCTCATCCGCCAGGCGCTACCGGCCCTCTCCGTCGCAATCCAATCGGAACCGGCTCAAATGCCAGGACTCGCCGGCCGGATGATTTATCGGTTTGCGCTGACGACCGGGATCTTGATCGCGTTCATCGGGGGGGCCGACTATCTCTTCCAGTGGTGGTCCATGGAGAGAAGCCTCCGGATGAGCCGACAAGATATAAAAGATGAGATGCGACAGAGCGAAGGAGACCCGATGCTTCGGGCCCGGGTTCGGAGCATTCAGAGGGAGATGGCGCGCAAGCGGATGATGGCCGATGTTCCCAAAGCCGATGTGGTGGTGACCAACCCGACCCATTTGGCCGTTGCCCTTCTCTACCAGCATGGAAAGATGAGCGCGCCGAAAGTGGTGGCGAAGGGGGCCGGTTTCGTCGCGGAGCGGATCAGGGAGCTGGCGCGGCAGAACGGGGTGCCGGTGATCGAAAACAAACCGCTCGCCCGCGCCCTATTCAAAACGGTGAAGATCGGAGACCCGGTGCCGTCCAAACTCTATCGGGCGGTGGCGGAGATTCTGGCATACGTGTATCGGCTCCGCGGCAAGGCGGCCCGGCCGTAA
- the flhA gene encoding flagellar biosynthesis protein FlhA: protein MAETVSEQTPAGGWLKNGDIILSLGVVGVLMLMILPLPRMLLDLLLAFNLSVALIILFVSMYTLRPMEFSAFPSMLLLVTLFRLSLNIATTRLILLHGNEGADAAGEVIKTFGNFVVGGNYTVGLVVFAILIVINFVVITKGAGRIAEVAARFMLDAMPGKQMSIDADLNAGLIDEKEARRRRKAVSQEADFYGAMDGASKFVRGDAVAAILIVLVNIIGGLIIGVLQQGMGVMAAAQNYTLLTVGEGLVAQIPALIISTSAGIVVSRAAADANLGTEVTRQILVHPRAIMGAASIIFLFGLMPGLPHIAFLLLASAIGFMGYTAQKSKEAAAAAEIKETAPSAAPPAAEKQDWIVPLDLMELNVGYGLIPLVDEAQGGELLKRISAIRKQLALELGFVIPPIHIRDNLQIKPNEYIIMIKGIEVARGDLLPDHYLAMNPTGTDRGISGIPTKEPCFGLPALWVSEKEKERAQVAGYTVVDAPSVIATHLTEILRNHAHELLGRQEVQQLIDRFGKEAPKVVEELIPNLLPLGGVVKVLCNLLRERVPIRDLRTIMETLADTAPTTKDADLLTESVRQALGRTITRQYQAADRTLPVISIDPTLDQRIATSIQQSGQNYILTLDPMLAQKILLRIRQAVEQVSMKGTAPVLLCSPMIRPHLRKLVERFIPNLVVLSSSEVVSPVKIQSIETVKVSDAD from the coding sequence ATGGCTGAAACCGTTTCAGAACAGACCCCGGCCGGCGGGTGGCTCAAAAATGGCGACATCATTCTCAGCCTCGGAGTGGTCGGGGTGTTGATGCTGATGATCCTTCCGCTGCCGCGGATGCTCCTCGATCTCCTCCTCGCCTTTAATTTGAGCGTGGCGTTGATCATCCTCTTCGTGTCGATGTATACGCTCCGGCCGATGGAATTCTCGGCCTTTCCATCGATGCTTCTCCTCGTCACCCTCTTCCGGCTCTCCCTCAACATCGCCACGACGCGGTTGATCCTTCTGCACGGCAATGAAGGGGCCGATGCGGCGGGAGAGGTGATCAAGACCTTCGGAAACTTCGTCGTCGGCGGCAACTACACCGTCGGACTGGTCGTTTTTGCGATTCTCATCGTCATCAACTTTGTGGTGATCACCAAGGGCGCCGGCCGGATCGCCGAGGTGGCCGCGCGTTTTATGTTGGACGCGATGCCCGGAAAGCAGATGAGCATCGACGCCGATCTCAATGCCGGGTTGATCGACGAAAAAGAGGCGCGCCGCCGGCGCAAAGCGGTCTCTCAAGAAGCCGATTTCTACGGGGCGATGGACGGCGCCAGCAAGTTCGTCCGCGGCGATGCGGTCGCCGCGATCTTGATCGTCCTCGTCAACATCATCGGCGGGTTGATCATCGGCGTTCTACAGCAGGGGATGGGGGTGATGGCGGCGGCGCAAAATTATACCTTGCTGACGGTCGGCGAGGGGCTGGTGGCGCAGATTCCGGCGCTGATCATCTCGACCTCGGCCGGTATCGTCGTCAGCCGCGCCGCGGCCGATGCGAATTTGGGAACGGAGGTCACCCGTCAAATTCTGGTTCATCCCCGCGCGATCATGGGGGCGGCCTCCATTATTTTCCTCTTCGGCTTGATGCCGGGATTGCCCCACATCGCGTTTCTTCTCCTCGCCTCAGCGATCGGATTTATGGGCTATACCGCTCAGAAGTCGAAAGAGGCTGCGGCCGCCGCCGAGATCAAGGAGACGGCCCCCTCGGCGGCCCCCCCGGCGGCGGAAAAGCAGGATTGGATCGTGCCGCTCGACCTGATGGAGCTCAATGTCGGCTACGGTCTGATCCCCCTTGTTGACGAGGCGCAGGGAGGAGAACTCTTAAAGCGGATCTCCGCCATTCGAAAGCAGCTGGCGTTGGAACTCGGCTTTGTGATCCCGCCCATTCACATCCGGGATAATCTCCAGATCAAGCCGAATGAATATATCATCATGATCAAAGGCATCGAGGTCGCCCGGGGCGATCTCCTCCCCGATCACTATCTCGCGATGAATCCGACCGGGACCGATCGAGGGATCTCCGGCATCCCGACCAAGGAGCCCTGTTTCGGTCTCCCGGCCCTTTGGGTCTCGGAGAAGGAGAAAGAGCGTGCCCAAGTGGCCGGCTATACCGTGGTCGACGCTCCTTCGGTCATCGCCACCCATCTGACCGAAATCCTGCGAAATCACGCGCACGAGCTCTTGGGACGGCAGGAGGTTCAGCAGCTGATCGATCGTTTCGGAAAAGAGGCGCCGAAGGTGGTCGAAGAGTTGATTCCCAACCTCCTTCCGCTCGGCGGGGTGGTCAAGGTGCTCTGCAACCTGCTCCGGGAGCGGGTACCGATCCGGGATCTGCGGACGATCATGGAAACGCTGGCCGACACCGCTCCGACGACGAAAGATGCCGATCTGCTGACCGAATCGGTCCGTCAGGCGCTCGGCCGGACGATCACGCGGCAGTATCAAGCGGCCGATCGGACCCTTCCGGTCATCAGCATCGATCCGACGCTCGACCAGCGGATTGCAACCTCGATTCAGCAGAGCGGCCAGAACTATATTTTGACGCTCGATCCGATGTTGGCGCAGAAGATCCTGCTACGGATTCGGCAGGCGGTGGAGCAGGTTTCGATGAAGGGGACCGCCCCGGTGCTCCTTTGCTCGCCGATGATCCGGCCGCATCTCCGAAAGCTGGTGGAGCGGTTTATCCCCAACCTGGTGGTTCTCTCCTCGAGCGAGGTGGTCTCGCCGGTCAAGATCCAATCGATAGAGACGGTGAAGGTGAGCGATGCAGATTAG
- the fliR gene encoding flagellar biosynthetic protein FliR, with amino-acid sequence MSWVQPLFQYETSFVLILFRVGSFLAAMPMVGGQSLPGLIKVSLALAVSLVLVPIISMPPPPSTLSAWMVGLVGEVLIGWVIGLGTQLIFAAVDLGGEIAGLQMGFGIASVIDPASNQPVPLIEQVYTLLAVLIFFGARADHLILQALVHSFGLLPPMAFAPNGIPLGHFIQLAGQMFVVGMKIAIPVTMVLLLANVALGILSRVVPQMNVWLMSFPVTIGLGLLVMGATLSLFVALLQDRMAGLEGTIASLLIEMRK; translated from the coding sequence ATGTCGTGGGTGCAGCCGCTCTTTCAGTATGAGACCTCATTCGTGTTGATCCTCTTTCGGGTGGGGAGTTTCCTGGCGGCGATGCCGATGGTGGGGGGACAGAGCCTTCCCGGCCTGATCAAGGTCTCATTGGCGTTGGCCGTGTCGCTCGTTCTGGTTCCGATTATTTCGATGCCGCCCCCGCCGTCGACCCTCTCCGCCTGGATGGTCGGACTGGTGGGAGAGGTGCTGATTGGATGGGTCATCGGACTCGGCACCCAGCTGATTTTCGCCGCCGTCGATCTCGGGGGAGAAATTGCAGGTCTTCAGATGGGATTCGGCATTGCGAGCGTGATCGATCCGGCCTCCAACCAACCGGTTCCGTTGATCGAGCAGGTATATACCCTTCTGGCGGTACTCATCTTCTTTGGCGCCCGCGCCGACCACCTGATCCTTCAGGCGCTCGTTCACAGCTTCGGCCTGCTCCCCCCCATGGCTTTCGCCCCGAACGGCATCCCGCTCGGTCATTTTATTCAGCTGGCCGGGCAGATGTTCGTCGTCGGAATGAAGATTGCCATTCCGGTAACGATGGTCCTGCTGCTGGCGAATGTCGCGCTGGGAATTCTCTCGCGGGTGGTTCCGCAGATGAATGTCTGGTTGATGAGCTTTCCGGTCACGATCGGCCTCGGCCTTTTGGTGATGGGAGCGACCCTCTCGCTCTTCGTGGCCCTTCTGCAAGACCGGATGGCCGGCCTGGAGGGAACGATCGCCAGCCTGCTGATCGAGATGCGAAAGTAA
- the fliQ gene encoding flagellar biosynthesis protein FliQ, producing the protein MTPEFVIEMGQRTIETALLLAAPALLFSLVAGLIISIFQAVTQINEATLTFLPKILAVSLALLIFFPWMLSIIIEFTSRLLINIPNYVH; encoded by the coding sequence ATGACGCCAGAGTTTGTGATTGAAATGGGCCAGCGGACCATCGAAACCGCGCTGCTTCTGGCGGCGCCGGCGCTCCTCTTCAGTCTGGTTGCCGGATTGATCATCAGCATTTTTCAGGCGGTGACCCAGATCAACGAGGCGACCCTCACCTTTCTCCCGAAAATCTTGGCGGTTTCGCTGGCGCTCTTGATCTTCTTCCCCTGGATGCTCTCGATCATCATCGAGTTTACGAGCCGTCTGCTGATCAATATTCCCAATTACGTCCACTGA
- the fliO gene encoding flagellar biosynthetic protein FliO — MDPFWNLVKVGASLLLVLGIIALTAYAVKRFLGGRLGLWRTQPLIQVLSTTYLGPKKEIAVIEVGKEYLVVGITATQISLLTRLEGPPLPAKPIETREDSRSV, encoded by the coding sequence GTGGATCCTTTTTGGAATTTGGTCAAAGTCGGCGCGTCGCTTCTCCTCGTCCTCGGCATCATCGCCTTGACGGCCTATGCCGTCAAGCGTTTTCTCGGCGGCCGATTGGGGCTCTGGCGCACCCAGCCGCTGATTCAAGTCTTATCGACCACCTATCTCGGCCCCAAAAAGGAGATCGCCGTCATTGAGGTCGGAAAAGAATACCTGGTGGTCGGCATCACCGCCACGCAGATCTCCCTTCTCACCCGATTAGAGGGTCCTCCGCTTCCGGCGAAGCCCATTGAGACCAGAGAGGACTCCAGATCGGTATGA